A region of Dioscorea cayenensis subsp. rotundata cultivar TDr96_F1 unplaced genomic scaffold, TDr96_F1_v2_PseudoChromosome.rev07_lg8_w22 25.fasta BLBR01001563.1, whole genome shotgun sequence DNA encodes the following proteins:
- the LOC120256674 gene encoding uncharacterized protein LOC120256674 isoform X3, which produces MQEVAGERGGYLHGRGALDSDDLLYLKEQMEAEEDAERLLRRTEKRAFAAFKKAASIADQAPATLPLPLRVEPKPKSGIRQQDLLKNVVEIRPKRHRVSSPSDQVQNNKPSSLSDAQRPKPGNTDPHTEGKISCATNSVEEVHKLSPVTSQGRDVSSSRPTIAQTEVKTENSVGGLLGLAYESSDED; this is translated from the exons ATGCAGGAGGTTGCTGGTGAACGAGGAGGGTATCTTCATGGACGAGGCG CTCTGGACAGTGATGACTTGTTATATCTCAAGGAACAAATGGAAGCAGAGGAAGATGCTGAGCGGCTTCTACGGCGCACAGAAAAACGAGCTTTTGCTGCATTTAAG AAAGCAGCCAGTATAGCTGATCAAGCACCAGCGACATTGCCTCTACCCCTTCGTGTTGAACCAAAGCCAAAGAGTGGCATCAG GCAGCAAGATTTGTTAAAGAATGTCGTAGAAATTAGACCAAAGCGGCACAGAGTCTCTAGTCCATCTGATCAGGTACAAAATAACAAACCAAGTTCATTATCAGACGCTCAACGTCCAAAACCTGGGAATACCGATCCTCACACAGAAGGAAAGATTTCATGTGCTACAAACTCAGTTGAAGAAGTACATAAGCTATCGCCAGTCACCAGTCAGGGGAGGGATGTTTCTTCGTCAAGACCGACAATTGCTCAGACTGAAGTTAAAACTGAAAATTCTGTTGGAGGTTTATTAGGATTAGCCTATGAGAGTTCTGATGAAGATTGA
- the LOC120256674 gene encoding uncharacterized protein LOC120256674 isoform X2, with the protein MAGREVREYTNLSDPKDKKWGKGKEKIDDEDITFQRMVAKMQEVAGERGGYLHGRGALDSDDLLYLKEQMEAEEDAERLLRRTEKRAFAAFKKAASIADQAPATLPLPLRVEPKPKSGIRQQDLLKNVVEIRPKRHRVSSPSDQVQNNKPSSLSDAQRPKPGNTDPHTEGKISCATNSVEEVHKLSPVTSQGRDVSSSRPTIAQTEVKTENSVGGLLGLAYESSDED; encoded by the exons ATGGCGGGGCGAGAGGTTCGAGAGTACACCAATCTCAGCGACCCCAAAG ATAAGAAGTGGGGCAAGGGCAAGGAAAagattgatgatgaagatatcaCGTTCCAGCGTATGGTTGCGAAG ATGCAGGAGGTTGCTGGTGAACGAGGAGGGTATCTTCATGGACGAGGCG CTCTGGACAGTGATGACTTGTTATATCTCAAGGAACAAATGGAAGCAGAGGAAGATGCTGAGCGGCTTCTACGGCGCACAGAAAAACGAGCTTTTGCTGCATTTAAG AAAGCAGCCAGTATAGCTGATCAAGCACCAGCGACATTGCCTCTACCCCTTCGTGTTGAACCAAAGCCAAAGAGTGGCATCAG GCAGCAAGATTTGTTAAAGAATGTCGTAGAAATTAGACCAAAGCGGCACAGAGTCTCTAGTCCATCTGATCAGGTACAAAATAACAAACCAAGTTCATTATCAGACGCTCAACGTCCAAAACCTGGGAATACCGATCCTCACACAGAAGGAAAGATTTCATGTGCTACAAACTCAGTTGAAGAAGTACATAAGCTATCGCCAGTCACCAGTCAGGGGAGGGATGTTTCTTCGTCAAGACCGACAATTGCTCAGACTGAAGTTAAAACTGAAAATTCTGTTGGAGGTTTATTAGGATTAGCCTATGAGAGTTCTGATGAAGATTGA
- the LOC120256674 gene encoding uncharacterized protein LOC120256674 isoform X1: MMKISRSSVWLRRCRRLLVNEEGIFMDEAVLILFTIKTSKFHLPIMFCYIYIFSLMHFTALDSDDLLYLKEQMEAEEDAERLLRRTEKRAFAAFKKAASIADQAPATLPLPLRVEPKPKSGIRQQDLLKNVVEIRPKRHRVSSPSDQVQNNKPSSLSDAQRPKPGNTDPHTEGKISCATNSVEEVHKLSPVTSQGRDVSSSRPTIAQTEVKTENSVGGLLGLAYESSDED; encoded by the exons atgatgaagatatcaCGTTCCAGCGTATGGTTGCGAAG ATGCAGGAGGTTGCTGGTGAACGAGGAGGGTATCTTCATGGACGAGGCGgtacttattttatttaccaTCAAAACCTCAAAATTTCATCTTCCTATAAtgttttgctatatatatatattttccctcATGCATTTTACAGCTCTGGACAGTGATGACTTGTTATATCTCAAGGAACAAATGGAAGCAGAGGAAGATGCTGAGCGGCTTCTACGGCGCACAGAAAAACGAGCTTTTGCTGCATTTAAG AAAGCAGCCAGTATAGCTGATCAAGCACCAGCGACATTGCCTCTACCCCTTCGTGTTGAACCAAAGCCAAAGAGTGGCATCAG GCAGCAAGATTTGTTAAAGAATGTCGTAGAAATTAGACCAAAGCGGCACAGAGTCTCTAGTCCATCTGATCAGGTACAAAATAACAAACCAAGTTCATTATCAGACGCTCAACGTCCAAAACCTGGGAATACCGATCCTCACACAGAAGGAAAGATTTCATGTGCTACAAACTCAGTTGAAGAAGTACATAAGCTATCGCCAGTCACCAGTCAGGGGAGGGATGTTTCTTCGTCAAGACCGACAATTGCTCAGACTGAAGTTAAAACTGAAAATTCTGTTGGAGGTTTATTAGGATTAGCCTATGAGAGTTCTGATGAAGATTGA
- the LOC120256677 gene encoding abietadienol/abietadienal oxidase, translating into MGEEYNKNYWIFIVAVTLFVFFLLYRRNRSTKIHKVSVKLPPGSNGWPLIGDGLKWYNSVSSSHPPKYVEDQINRHGKIFSCSIFGRRAVVSADPAFNRFIMQNEGKLFKSSYPKSFRDLVGKNGIIVVQGEQQRKLHGIATNMLRLDKLNSTFLRDVQIVMLRTLDSFHAGQVLVLQDVCRKVAIDLMVNQLLGVSNESEIDEMAHLFSDFVDGCLSIPIKLPGFSYHTAMKARETIIRKIKKITETTGVLPRPEMKNGVLGRLVEEENLSDDAIADFIINLLFAGNETTAKTMLFAVYFLTHCHKALEQLVNEHESTRKSRAKMLEWEDYKAMPFTQCVIAETLRLGGIAIWLMREAKDDVHYQDFIVPKGFFVVPFLSAVHLNENLYKGALDFNPWRWMDENNKETCNWRTDPIFTPFGGGARYCPGAELARLQISSFLHYFVTKYRWIQLKDDRMSFFPSARLVNGFQIRITETLK; encoded by the exons ATGGGAGAAGAATACAATAAGAATTACTGGATATTCATTGTTGCTGTCACATTATTCGTGTTTTTTCTTCTGTATCGACGAAATCGGAGTACGAAAATTCACAAGGTATCAGTAAAATTGCCACCAGGATCAAATGGATGGCCTTTAATTGGTGATGGACTCAAATGGTACAATTCTGTATCAAGTTCTCATCCACCTAAATATGTCGAGGATCAAATTAATCG GCACGGGAAAATATTCTCATGTAGTATTTTTGGTAGACGAGCAGTGGTTTCTGCTGATCCGGCATTCAATCGTTTCATCATGCAAAATGAAGGGAAGTTGTTCAAATCAAGTTATCCGAAATCATTCAGGGATTTAGTCGGCAAAAATGGAATTATAGTTGTTCAAGGCGAGCAGCAAAGGAAGCTCCATGGCATTGCTACTAACATGCTTAGATTAGATAAATTGAATTCGACTTTCTTGAGAGATGTTCAGATTGTCATGCTTCGAACTTTAGACTCTTTTCATGCCGGTCAAGTTCTTGTCCTTCAGGATGTTTGTCGAAAG GTGGCTATCGATTTGATGGTTAATCAATTGCTCGGTGTTTCTAATGAGTCTGAGATCGATGAAATGGCGCACTTGTTTTCCGATTTTGTTGATGGTTGCCTTTCTATCCCAATCAAATTGCCGGGTTTTTCCTATCACACTGCAATGAAG GCACGGGAAACTATTATAAGAAAGATCAAGAAGATAACTGAGACCACGGGGGTGCTACCACGACCGGAAATGAAAAATGGTGTGCTTGGAAGACTAGTAGAAGAAGAGAATTTATCTGATGATGCTATTGCTGACTTTATTATAAATCTATTGTTTGCCGGAAATGAGACAACAGCAAAGACGATGCTCTTTGCTGTTTATTTCCTCACTCACTGCCACAAAGCACTAGAACAATTAGTG AATGAACATGAGAGCACAAGGAAAAGCCGAGCGAAGATGCTTGAGTGGGAGGATTACAAAGCGATGCCATTCACTCAATGT GTCATTGCCGAAACTCTTAGGCTTGGAGGCATTGCAATTTGGTTGATGAGAGAAGCAAAAGATGATGTTCATTATCAAG ACTTCATTGTACCGAAGGGATTCTTTGTAGTTCCTTTTCTTTCGGCAGTACACCTCAATGAGAACTTGTACAAAGGAGCTCTAGATTTCAATCCATGGAGATGGATGGATGAAAACAATAAG gaAACCTGTAATTGGAGAACAGACCCAATTTTTACTCCTTTCGGCGGAGGTGCTCGGTACTGCCCAGGAGCTGAACTAGCCAGGCTTCAGATTTCGAGCTTCTTGCATTACTTTGTTACAAAGTACAG ATGGATACAACTCAAAGACGATAGAATGTCGTTCTTTCCTTCGGCTCGTTTAGTCAATGGATTCCAAATTCGAATAACCGaaacattgaaataa
- the LOC120256675 gene encoding alcohol dehydrogenase-like 6 isoform X1, with the protein MSIGAITCKAAVAWGPGEPLIIEEVLVDPPKAMEIRIKVVCTSLCRSDVTQWESKGQPAIFPRIFGHEASAIVESIGEGVSEFEVGDHVLTLFTGECKICKHCVSEKSNMCQALGLERKGVMHSDQMTRFSKKGKPVYHYCAVSSFSEYTVVHSGCAVKISKTAPMDRVCLLSCGVAAGLGAVWKVADIFKGSKVVIFGLGTVGLSVALGAKLREASQIIGVDTNPQKFEKGKAFGVTDFINPEDCSEPIFQVIKQMTDGGADFSFECVGETEVVSTALKSCSDGWGVTVTLGVPKTNPEISAHYGLLLSGRTLRGSLYGGWKPKSDLPSLVDKLLRKEITVDDLVTHDIPFDDINEAFRLMKEGKCLRCVIHMAK; encoded by the exons ATGTCCATTGGAGCCATCACCTGCAAAG CTGCGGTGGCTTGGGGACCAGGCGAGCCACTGATTATTGAGGAGGTGCTGGTTGACCCACCAAAGGCGATGGAGATCCGAATTAAGGTTGTCTGCACCTCTCTGTGCCGCAGTGATGTTACCCAGTGGGAATCCAAG GGGCAACCTGCTATATTTCCTCGAATTTTTGGTCATGAGGCATCTGC GATTGTTGAAAGCATTGGAGAAGGTGTATCTGAATTTGAGGTGGGAGATCATGTTCTAACTTTATTCACGGGGGAGTGTAAAATCTGCAAGCATTGTGTTTCCGAGAAAAGCAACATGTGCCAGGCATTGGGATTGGAAAGAAAGGGTGTTATGCACTCTGATCAAATGACTCGGTTCTCAAAAAAAGGGAAGCCTGTATATCATTATTGTGCAGTTTCAAGCTTTAGTGAGTACACCGTAGTCCATTCTGGTTGTGCAGTTAAAATCAGCAAAACTGCTCCGATGGATAGGGTGTGTCTTCTCAGTTGTGGAGTAGCTGCAG GACTTGGTGCTGTTTGGAAAGTTGCTGACATATTCAAGGGGTCGAAAGTTGTTATTTTTGGCCTTGGAACTGTAGGCCTCTCG GTGGCACTTGGTGCAAAACTAAGGGAGGCTTCCCAAATCATTGGAGTGGATACTAATCCTCAAAAATTTGAGAAGG GAAAAGCTTTTGGCGTTACAGATTTCATCAATCCAGAAGACTGCAGTGAACCTATATTTCAG GTTATTAAACAAATGACTGATGGAGGTGCAGATTTCTCCTTTGAATGTGTTGGTGAAACTGAAGTTGTTTCGACCGCATTGAAGTCATGCTCTGAT GGTTGGGGAGTGACAGTGACCTTGGGTGTCCCAAAGACGAACCCTGAGATCTCAGCTCATTATGGTTTGCTTCTTTCAGGAAGAACTTTGAGAGGTTCTTTATATGGAGGATGGAAACCAAAATCTGATTTGCCATCATTAGTTGACAAGTTATTGAGAAAG GAAATTACTGTCGATGATCTCGTCACGCATGACATTCCGTTCGACGATATAAACGAAGCCTTTCGCTTGATGAAGGAGGGTAAATGCTTAAGATGTGTCATCCATATGGCTAAATAA
- the LOC120256676 gene encoding G patch domain and ankyrin repeat-containing protein 1 homolog: MASMGDEGSSSRAIDSTNIGFQLLKKCGWKEGTGLGVSQQGRLEPLETHVKKNKRGLGAEKIKKKKEELPVDPPSEVDSEDNKLQSKKKVKANSKRIRKMLEEDKRAKEKEFERAFFREFWPDNV, from the exons ATGGCGTCCATGGGAGACGAGGGTTCCAGCTCCAGAGCAATCGATTCCACGAACATTGGCTTCCAg CTGTTGAAGAAGTGCGGGTGGAAAGAGGGGACTGGTCTCGGAGTCTCACAGCAG GGTAGGTTGGAACCCCTGGAAACTCATGTAAAGAAGAACAAGCGTGGGTTGGGTGcagagaaaatcaagaaaaagaaagaggagCTTCCTGTAGATCCGCCATCAGAAGTGGACAGTGAGGAT AATAAGCTGCAATCCAAGAAAAAAGTGAAGGCAAACTCTAAAAGGATAAGAAAGATGTTGGAGGAAGACAAACGTGCGAAAGAGAAAGAATTTGAAAGAGCTTTCTTTCGGGAGTTCTGGCCAGACAATGTTTGA
- the LOC120256675 gene encoding alcohol dehydrogenase-like 6 isoform X2, which yields MLPSGNPRIVESIGEGVSEFEVGDHVLTLFTGECKICKHCVSEKSNMCQALGLERKGVMHSDQMTRFSKKGKPVYHYCAVSSFSEYTVVHSGCAVKISKTAPMDRVCLLSCGVAAGLGAVWKVADIFKGSKVVIFGLGTVGLSVALGAKLREASQIIGVDTNPQKFEKGKAFGVTDFINPEDCSEPIFQVIKQMTDGGADFSFECVGETEVVSTALKSCSDGWGVTVTLGVPKTNPEISAHYGLLLSGRTLRGSLYGGWKPKSDLPSLVDKLLRKEITVDDLVTHDIPFDDINEAFRLMKEGKCLRCVIHMAK from the exons ATGTTACCCAGTGGGAATCCAAG GATTGTTGAAAGCATTGGAGAAGGTGTATCTGAATTTGAGGTGGGAGATCATGTTCTAACTTTATTCACGGGGGAGTGTAAAATCTGCAAGCATTGTGTTTCCGAGAAAAGCAACATGTGCCAGGCATTGGGATTGGAAAGAAAGGGTGTTATGCACTCTGATCAAATGACTCGGTTCTCAAAAAAAGGGAAGCCTGTATATCATTATTGTGCAGTTTCAAGCTTTAGTGAGTACACCGTAGTCCATTCTGGTTGTGCAGTTAAAATCAGCAAAACTGCTCCGATGGATAGGGTGTGTCTTCTCAGTTGTGGAGTAGCTGCAG GACTTGGTGCTGTTTGGAAAGTTGCTGACATATTCAAGGGGTCGAAAGTTGTTATTTTTGGCCTTGGAACTGTAGGCCTCTCG GTGGCACTTGGTGCAAAACTAAGGGAGGCTTCCCAAATCATTGGAGTGGATACTAATCCTCAAAAATTTGAGAAGG GAAAAGCTTTTGGCGTTACAGATTTCATCAATCCAGAAGACTGCAGTGAACCTATATTTCAG GTTATTAAACAAATGACTGATGGAGGTGCAGATTTCTCCTTTGAATGTGTTGGTGAAACTGAAGTTGTTTCGACCGCATTGAAGTCATGCTCTGAT GGTTGGGGAGTGACAGTGACCTTGGGTGTCCCAAAGACGAACCCTGAGATCTCAGCTCATTATGGTTTGCTTCTTTCAGGAAGAACTTTGAGAGGTTCTTTATATGGAGGATGGAAACCAAAATCTGATTTGCCATCATTAGTTGACAAGTTATTGAGAAAG GAAATTACTGTCGATGATCTCGTCACGCATGACATTCCGTTCGACGATATAAACGAAGCCTTTCGCTTGATGAAGGAGGGTAAATGCTTAAGATGTGTCATCCATATGGCTAAATAA